One window of the Romeriopsis navalis LEGE 11480 genome contains the following:
- the cas2 gene encoding CRISPR-associated endonuclease Cas2, translating to MAQLKHEYLICYDIRCPKRWRRAFRLLKGYGGTVQLSIFRVNLSQRDREKLRWELAKILTPEDDLLLVGLCHRCCERVPQYNSEGVWEEPQASFRVI from the coding sequence ATGGCGCAGTTGAAGCATGAGTATCTGATTTGTTATGACATTCGCTGTCCGAAGCGGTGGCGGCGTGCATTTAGGCTCCTGAAGGGGTATGGGGGCACGGTACAGTTATCGATTTTTCGGGTGAATTTGAGTCAGCGTGATCGAGAAAAATTACGCTGGGAGTTGGCGAAGATCCTAACGCCAGAGGATGATTTATTGTTGGTTGGATTGTGTCATCGTTGTTGCGAACGGGTACCACAGTACAACAGTGAAGGGGTTTGGGAGGAGCCTCAAGCTAGTTTTCGAGTGATTTAG